One genomic region from Haladaptatus caseinilyticus encodes:
- a CDS encoding NAD-dependent epimerase/dehydratase family protein: MATLVTGGLGRSGRWIVTTLADAGYDVVCVDFTHPGWGIQGRENVEFRRCDLTEFGKVAHIVAEIDPDHVVHWGAIPAMGRTAGVEVFENNVMATYNVLVTAGRAGADIVAASSESAYGTAFAEEPWLPDYFPIDETHELRPEDSYGTSKVVGENIADMVTRKNGVKIASIRPSWIQYPNEYRCLDTRDDLSAGVGNFWSYVDVRDIASLVQAGLEADFDGHEPFLGVAAENYMDRPLRELIAEYFREVPETFDVDGDGSAFTTRKAQELLEWVPAHSWDTAATETVPDPQLTVD, translated from the coding sequence ATGGCAACTCTTGTAACCGGTGGCCTTGGTCGTTCGGGACGGTGGATAGTTACCACTCTCGCAGATGCAGGTTACGATGTCGTCTGTGTCGACTTCACCCATCCCGGGTGGGGCATTCAGGGTCGAGAAAACGTCGAGTTTCGGAGATGTGACCTTACCGAGTTCGGAAAAGTAGCGCATATCGTCGCCGAGATCGATCCGGATCACGTTGTTCACTGGGGTGCAATTCCAGCAATGGGACGAACCGCTGGGGTCGAAGTATTTGAGAACAATGTCATGGCAACGTACAACGTGTTGGTTACCGCGGGTAGAGCAGGCGCCGACATCGTCGCGGCCTCAAGTGAGAGCGCGTACGGAACTGCATTCGCTGAAGAACCGTGGCTCCCCGATTATTTCCCGATCGATGAGACACATGAATTGCGACCTGAGGACTCCTACGGGACATCGAAGGTCGTCGGGGAGAATATTGCAGACATGGTCACACGGAAAAACGGCGTCAAGATCGCGTCGATCCGCCCATCGTGGATTCAATATCCAAATGAATATCGATGTCTCGATACCCGTGACGACCTCTCTGCAGGTGTTGGAAACTTTTGGTCATACGTCGACGTGCGTGATATCGCATCGCTCGTTCAAGCAGGACTAGAAGCGGACTTCGATGGTCACGAACCATTCTTAGGTGTAGCTGCGGAGAATTACATGGATCGACCATTACGAGAGTTGATCGCCGAGTACTTTAGAGAAGTTCCTGAAACGTTCGACGTGGATGGTGATGGATCGGCATTCACGACACGGAAGGCTCAAGAACTCCTTGAGTGGGTGCCAGCTCATTCGTGGGACACTGCTGCGACCGAGACAGTTCCCGATCCACAGCTCACTGTCGATTGA
- a CDS encoding MFS transporter: MAQEPGHRRALVITFTTVFVDLLGFGILIPIIPLYAQQFGASEFVVGVLIASYSITQFIFAPILGRLSDQYGRRPVLLISLLGSVIAWTLFGLANGLIVLFAARLLAGAMGGNIATAQAYIADITRPDERAKGLGLVGAAFGLGFVFGPALGGIASSPKIVMTAGRLLPAFIPTTVFTLPSFLAAGICALNLIVAVVILPETRTQQTNAVDDTGRLTRLLDALSDPRLNGLIIAFFLLSLAFSGMESMFVLLTKDLYGYGPTVNGYVLAYVGVVIAVVQGGLIGRLTERFTDRSLAIAGISTQLVTLAAIPFAPELGQLLHALSSSPVPMVSGSLLALLAILSFLAAGNGIANVTLTTLVSRNADEDQQGGAFGLTQSAGSVARAVGPVAAGALYASVAYWSPIYRPTPSTRFTSRCRANTPRSHYRKTTTPLV; the protein is encoded by the coding sequence ATGGCACAAGAACCTGGACACAGACGAGCACTCGTTATCACCTTCACTACTGTCTTCGTCGATCTCCTCGGGTTTGGGATTCTCATCCCGATTATCCCACTCTATGCGCAGCAATTTGGGGCAAGTGAATTTGTTGTCGGTGTATTGATCGCGTCGTACTCGATAACACAATTCATCTTCGCACCCATTCTCGGTCGGTTGAGTGACCAGTATGGGCGCCGGCCAGTACTGCTTATTTCACTTCTTGGTAGTGTGATTGCGTGGACGCTCTTTGGCCTTGCCAACGGCCTCATTGTCCTGTTTGCCGCTCGGTTGTTAGCTGGCGCAATGGGTGGCAATATCGCAACCGCACAGGCATATATAGCTGATATCACACGGCCAGACGAGCGAGCGAAAGGTCTCGGTCTCGTTGGCGCAGCATTCGGGCTCGGGTTTGTCTTCGGCCCAGCATTGGGCGGGATCGCATCGAGCCCAAAGATCGTGATGACTGCCGGTCGGCTCCTTCCGGCATTTATTCCGACGACAGTGTTCACGCTCCCGAGCTTTCTCGCCGCAGGGATCTGCGCACTCAATCTCATTGTGGCGGTAGTAATACTGCCTGAAACCCGGACACAACAAACGAACGCTGTTGATGATACGGGGCGTCTCACTCGTCTTCTGGACGCCCTTTCGGACCCAAGATTGAATGGACTCATCATTGCGTTCTTTCTCCTTTCACTGGCATTTTCGGGAATGGAGAGCATGTTTGTACTGCTGACAAAGGATTTGTACGGATACGGACCGACAGTGAACGGGTATGTGCTTGCGTATGTCGGTGTCGTGATTGCTGTTGTGCAGGGTGGCCTCATCGGTCGACTAACCGAACGCTTTACCGATCGGTCTCTGGCGATTGCAGGCATTAGCACCCAACTCGTTACACTTGCCGCGATTCCATTCGCACCTGAGTTAGGGCAGTTACTCCACGCACTTAGTAGTAGTCCGGTTCCGATGGTATCGGGATCGCTGCTCGCACTATTAGCAATTTTATCGTTTCTGGCGGCTGGGAACGGTATTGCGAATGTGACGCTGACGACCCTTGTATCGAGAAATGCGGACGAGGATCAGCAAGGTGGTGCGTTTGGGCTGACACAGAGTGCAGGGAGTGTTGCACGTGCGGTCGGCCCGGTTGCTGCTGGCGCGTTATACGCCAGTGTCGCCTATTGGTCACCAATTTACCGTCCGACGCCATCAACTCGATTTACTTCCAGGTGTCGGGCCAACACTCCGAGATCGCATTATAGAAAAACGACGACGCCGCTCGTTTGA
- a CDS encoding DUF7837 family putative zinc-binding protein — translation MLGTCPFCRATIPRSSLHIEYETETGNTVYAECPGCREIVRPD, via the coding sequence ATGTTGGGCACGTGCCCGTTCTGTCGGGCGACGATTCCAAGAAGTAGTCTCCACATCGAATACGAGACCGAGACTGGGAACACAGTCTATGCGGAATGTCCCGGTTGTCGTGAAATCGTTCGACCAGACTAA
- a CDS encoding halocyanin domain-containing protein encodes MAPKPSENPTNDKQTTGTSRRRILTLGASLGVTTLAGCLGSGTDSSDTTENTDGSAVDSWMSDALNYDGVVDKTGSDRVVVAVGAGGDTGPYAFDPAAIRVSPGTTVVWEWTGKGGAHNVVEENGAFASDLLSNKNATFKHTVEESKTYQYVCEPHRSMGMKGALVVE; translated from the coding sequence ATGGCTCCAAAGCCATCCGAAAATCCGACGAACGACAAACAAACGACCGGCACGAGCCGTCGCCGTATTCTTACGCTCGGTGCATCTCTCGGAGTAACAACGCTCGCTGGATGCCTCGGCAGTGGAACCGACAGCTCGGACACAACAGAGAATACTGATGGGTCGGCTGTCGATTCGTGGATGAGCGACGCCCTCAACTATGATGGTGTCGTGGACAAGACGGGGTCAGATCGAGTCGTGGTTGCTGTCGGTGCGGGAGGTGACACTGGCCCGTACGCGTTTGATCCCGCCGCAATTCGTGTATCTCCTGGAACAACGGTGGTCTGGGAATGGACTGGTAAGGGTGGCGCACACAATGTTGTTGAAGAAAATGGTGCATTTGCAAGCGACTTACTGAGTAACAAGAATGCGACATTTAAACACACTGTTGAAGAATCCAAAACGTATCAGTATGTCTGTGAACCACATCGCAGCATGGGTATGAAAGGAGCTCTCGTTGTCGAGTAG
- a CDS encoding DUF655 domain-containing protein codes for MSPIGHQFTVRRHQLDLLPGVGPTLRDRIIEKRRRRSFENFSDLEERVTGLHAPTEIVVERILLELRGETKYHLFTEFHE; via the coding sequence GTGTCGCCTATTGGTCACCAATTTACCGTCCGACGCCATCAACTCGATTTACTTCCAGGTGTCGGGCCAACACTCCGAGATCGCATTATAGAAAAACGACGACGCCGCTCGTTTGAGAATTTTTCTGACCTTGAGGAGCGAGTCACAGGACTACATGCCCCAACTGAAATAGTAGTCGAACGGATTCTTTTGGAACTTCGTGGCGAGACAAAATATCATCTGTTCACTGAGTTCCACGAATAG
- a CDS encoding outer membrane protein assembly factor BamB family protein yields MAPNSISRRHLLQASGLSFFAGCSAWSKPKKTVDPQNIELDRSSWTHTHHDTANTNHAPQSHSPSTVSLTQQWRIPNVETYATVSDGQSIYTVLRHQSQDVLWRVNTATGTPDWRFRPTIEDARNIRINLPTLSQTTVYVNVEFRTDGKAKSRIYALNRHDGSPQWQTDVTTHAAVRLHESGIAIVAQQDPDISLVEALDATTGEKLWEFPQKESSFPFFGKKKQTGYQEDWIPPLIPIVGNRLYVAVVKEDWAEMHVLNVKTGEVQKQFDIPSRVEHSLVATNGLLYGTTHTSIPGTDVATGVYAFDPREEQLSWATVTTDDVYWIGVSNEIVYFLDYGGMRSVDARTGKELWQKDSVFVYPAILGNHVATSKPKSNRLTFHNQRTGHSVAEISLQKSDEISYVLSDNTGVYITTRIYNKGSTLYKFS; encoded by the coding sequence ATGGCTCCCAATTCAATCAGCCGTCGTCACCTCTTACAGGCTAGCGGACTATCATTCTTTGCTGGATGTTCAGCGTGGTCAAAGCCAAAGAAGACGGTAGATCCACAGAACATCGAACTTGATCGTAGTAGCTGGACTCATACTCATCACGATACGGCAAACACCAATCACGCACCACAGAGCCATTCTCCGTCAACCGTTTCGCTAACACAACAGTGGCGAATACCGAATGTTGAAACATATGCAACGGTCTCTGATGGTCAAAGCATCTATACTGTTCTTCGACACCAATCACAAGATGTTCTCTGGCGGGTGAATACAGCGACTGGAACTCCTGACTGGCGGTTTCGACCGACGATTGAGGATGCTCGAAATATTCGTATTAACCTTCCAACACTGTCGCAGACGACGGTTTACGTGAATGTAGAATTTAGAACAGATGGCAAAGCAAAGAGTCGGATCTATGCACTCAATCGCCACGATGGTTCGCCACAATGGCAAACCGACGTTACTACACATGCGGCGGTTCGCCTTCACGAATCTGGCATCGCGATTGTCGCCCAACAGGATCCGGACATCTCGCTGGTCGAGGCACTCGACGCGACCACTGGTGAGAAGCTCTGGGAGTTCCCACAGAAAGAATCCTCATTTCCGTTTTTCGGGAAGAAGAAACAGACTGGGTATCAAGAGGACTGGATACCACCTTTGATACCGATTGTTGGGAATCGCCTCTACGTTGCGGTTGTCAAGGAGGATTGGGCAGAGATGCATGTCCTCAACGTCAAAACTGGTGAGGTGCAAAAACAGTTTGATATCCCTAGCCGTGTGGAACATTCGTTGGTTGCCACAAATGGGTTGTTATACGGGACAACCCATACGAGTATTCCGGGAACAGACGTCGCAACTGGGGTGTATGCGTTTGATCCTCGTGAAGAACAGCTGTCGTGGGCGACTGTGACTACGGATGATGTTTATTGGATTGGGGTTTCGAATGAGATCGTCTATTTTCTTGATTATGGCGGTATGCGGAGCGTAGATGCACGAACTGGGAAGGAATTATGGCAGAAAGACTCTGTGTTTGTGTATCCAGCGATTCTCGGAAATCATGTTGCAACATCGAAGCCGAAATCAAATCGGCTCACGTTCCATAATCAGCGCACGGGTCACTCTGTAGCTGAGATCTCACTCCAAAAATCCGATGAAATATCATATGTATTATCTGATAATACTGGCGTGTACATCACTACCAGAATATACAATAAAGGATCCACATTATACAAATTTAGTTAG
- a CDS encoding CopD family protein: MALIDTIIRVIHTVFAGAWAGGTLLFVGAVLPAARANHFDARALSTIAKRFSYLSVAAVALLFITGGHLAGRLYTFGSLQSTGRGHLVVSMVVLWLVLAGVSHAATSQLTSALETGDTKTAVENSWGLYLVAAMAAAALLVIAGLL; encoded by the coding sequence ATGGCACTCATCGATACAATTATTCGAGTTATTCACACCGTGTTTGCCGGTGCATGGGCTGGAGGAACCCTCCTGTTCGTTGGTGCAGTCTTACCAGCTGCTCGCGCGAATCACTTTGATGCTCGGGCGCTTAGCACTATTGCAAAGCGATTCAGCTACCTCTCAGTGGCAGCCGTCGCATTACTATTCATCACAGGTGGACATCTCGCCGGGCGACTCTATACGTTCGGGAGCCTCCAGTCGACCGGTCGTGGGCACCTTGTCGTGTCGATGGTTGTGTTGTGGCTCGTTCTTGCTGGTGTTTCACATGCAGCAACAAGTCAACTCACCAGCGCGCTCGAAACAGGTGATACGAAAACTGCTGTCGAGAACTCGTGGGGGCTGTATCTCGTCGCAGCGATGGCAGCAGCTGCATTACTCGTCATCGCTGGGCTCCTCTAA